Proteins from a single region of Streptococcus oralis:
- the ftsE gene encoding cell division ATP-binding protein FtsE: MSIIEMRDVVKKYDNGTTALRGVSVTIEPGEFAYIVGPSGAGKSTFIRALYREVKIEKGSLTVAGFNLVKIKKKDVPLLRRSVGVVFQDYKLLPKKTVYENIAYAMEVIGESRRNIKKRVMEVLDLVGLKHKVRSFPNELSGGEQQRIAIARAIVNNPKVLIADEPTGNLDPDNSWEIMNLLERINLQGTTVLMATHNSQIVNTLRHRVIAIENGRVVRDEAKGEYGYDD, translated from the coding sequence ATGTCAATCATTGAAATGAGAGATGTTGTCAAAAAGTATGACAATGGAACGACTGCCCTGCGTGGTGTCTCTGTCACCATTGAACCAGGAGAGTTTGCCTATATCGTAGGACCTTCTGGTGCAGGTAAGTCAACCTTTATTCGAGCTTTATACCGAGAAGTAAAGATCGAAAAAGGAAGCCTAACAGTTGCAGGCTTTAATTTAGTTAAAATTAAGAAGAAAGATGTCCCACTGCTACGTCGTAGTGTTGGGGTAGTCTTCCAGGATTACAAACTTTTGCCTAAGAAGACCGTTTATGAGAATATTGCCTATGCAATGGAAGTAATCGGTGAGAGCCGTCGCAACATCAAAAAACGTGTTATGGAAGTATTGGACCTGGTTGGTTTGAAACATAAGGTTCGTTCTTTCCCGAATGAACTCTCAGGTGGAGAACAGCAACGGATTGCTATTGCTCGTGCGATTGTCAACAATCCTAAAGTATTGATTGCCGATGAACCAACAGGAAACTTGGACCCTGATAACTCATGGGAAATTATGAATCTGTTGGAACGCATCAATCTCCAAGGTACTACTGTCTTGATGGCGACTCACAATAGCCAGATTGTAAATACCTTGCGCCACCGTGTCATTGCCATTGAAAATGGCCGTGTCGTTCGTGACGAAGCTAAAGGAGAATATGGATACGATGATTAG
- a CDS encoding branched-chain amino acid ABC transporter permease has product MKTNLKVNILWLFLLLAGYGLIGVLVSAGVLNLFHVQILEQIGINIILAVGLNLIVGFSGQFSLGHAGFMAIGAYAAAIIGSKSPTYGAFFGAMVLGALISGAVALLVGIPTLRLKGDYLAVATLGVSEIIRIFIINGGSLTNGAAGILGIPNFTNWQMVYLFVVITTIATLNFLRSPIGRSTLSVREDEIAAESVGVNTTKIKIIAFVFGAITASIAGSLQAGFIGSVVPKDYTFINSINVLIIVVFGGLGSITGTIVSAIVLGILNMLLQDVASVRMIIYALALVLVMIFRPGGLLGTWELSLSRFFKKSKKEGQN; this is encoded by the coding sequence CTCAATCTATTCCATGTCCAAATTTTAGAACAAATTGGGATTAATATCATCCTTGCAGTAGGTCTGAACTTAATCGTTGGTTTTTCAGGACAATTCTCACTCGGTCATGCGGGTTTTATGGCGATTGGGGCTTATGCAGCAGCGATTATTGGTTCAAAATCACCAACTTATGGTGCCTTCTTTGGAGCAATGGTCTTGGGCGCCTTGATTTCTGGTGCAGTCGCTTTGCTCGTTGGGATTCCAACACTCCGTTTGAAGGGTGACTATCTGGCTGTTGCGACACTAGGTGTTTCAGAAATCATTCGTATCTTTATCATTAATGGTGGTAGTTTGACCAACGGTGCCGCTGGTATCTTGGGTATTCCAAACTTTACCAACTGGCAAATGGTGTATCTTTTTGTAGTGATCACAACTATTGCAACCCTCAACTTCTTACGTAGTCCAATTGGACGCTCTACTCTATCTGTTCGTGAGGATGAAATTGCTGCAGAGTCCGTTGGGGTAAACACTACAAAGATCAAAATTATCGCTTTTGTCTTTGGTGCCATTACAGCAAGTATTGCTGGTTCACTTCAGGCCGGTTTTATCGGATCTGTTGTGCCAAAAGATTACACCTTTATTAATTCCATCAATGTGTTGATTATCGTTGTATTTGGTGGACTTGGATCGATTACTGGTACCATCGTTTCAGCGATTGTTTTAGGAATTTTAAATATGCTCCTTCAAGATGTAGCTAGCGTACGTATGATCATCTACGCCTTGGCTCTTGTATTGGTGATGATTTTCAGACCAGGTGGACTTCTTGGGACATGGGAATTGAGTCTATCACGTTTCTTTAAAAAATCTAAGAAGGAGGGACAAAATTAA
- a CDS encoding ABC transporter ATP-binding protein → MSMLKVENLSVHYGMIQAVRDVSFEVNEGEVVSLIGANGAGKTTILRTLSGLVRPSAGKIQFLGKEIQKLPAQKIVAGGLSQVPEGRHVFPGLTVMENLEMGAFLKKNREENQANLKKVFSRFPRLEERKNQDAATLSGGEQQMLAMGRALMSTPKLLLLDEPSMGLAPIFIQEIFDIIQDIQKQGTTVLLIEQNANKALAISDRGYVLETGKIVLSGTGKELAASDEVRKAYLGG, encoded by the coding sequence ATGTCTATGTTAAAAGTTGAAAACCTCTCTGTACATTACGGTATGATCCAAGCAGTTCGTGATGTAAGTTTCGAGGTTAATGAAGGTGAAGTTGTTTCCTTGATTGGTGCCAATGGTGCTGGTAAAACAACCATTCTTCGTACCCTTTCAGGTTTGGTTCGTCCAAGTGCTGGTAAAATTCAGTTTTTAGGAAAAGAAATTCAAAAGTTGCCAGCGCAAAAAATTGTGGCAGGTGGCCTTTCACAAGTTCCTGAGGGACGCCATGTTTTCCCAGGTTTGACTGTTATGGAAAACTTAGAAATGGGAGCCTTTTTAAAGAAAAATCGTGAAGAAAATCAAGCTAACTTGAAAAAAGTCTTTTCACGTTTCCCTCGTCTGGAAGAACGCAAAAACCAAGATGCGGCAACTCTTTCAGGTGGTGAACAGCAGATGTTGGCTATGGGACGTGCTCTCATGTCTACACCTAAGCTCCTTCTCTTGGATGAGCCGTCAATGGGACTTGCCCCAATCTTTATCCAAGAAATTTTTGATATCATTCAAGATATTCAGAAGCAAGGAACAACGGTTCTCCTAATTGAACAGAACGCTAACAAGGCTCTTGCTATCTCTGACCGTGGTTATGTACTTGAAACAGGAAAGATTGTCCTATCAGGAACAGGAAAAGAACTCGCAGCATCAGATGAAGTCAGAAAAGCATATCTAGGTGGCTAA
- a CDS encoding endonuclease/exonuclease/phosphatase family protein, with product MKFLTLNTHSWMEKEAEEKFQILLQDILDKDYDLICFQEINQEMTSPEGEVNTHYQALPSAEPIHQDHYVRLLVEKLAEKGKNYYWTWAYNHIGYDRYHEGVAILSKTPIKAREILVSDVDDPTDYHTRRVALAETEVEGKELALASVHLSWWDKGFQEEWARFEAVLKELNKPLILAGDFNNPAGQEGYQAILASPLGLQDAFEVAKERSGSYTVPPEIDGWKGNTEPLRIDYVFTTKELEVESLQVVFDGQNSPQVSDHYGLNAVLTWK from the coding sequence ATGAAATTTCTAACACTCAATACCCACAGTTGGATGGAGAAGGAAGCGGAGGAAAAATTCCAAATCTTACTCCAAGACATTCTTGATAAGGACTATGATTTGATTTGTTTCCAAGAGATCAATCAAGAAATGACTTCGCCTGAGGGAGAGGTTAACACTCACTATCAAGCTTTACCATCAGCAGAACCCATTCATCAGGATCACTATGTCCGACTTCTGGTTGAAAAATTGGCTGAGAAAGGGAAAAACTACTACTGGACTTGGGCTTACAATCATATTGGATATGACCGCTACCATGAAGGCGTAGCAATCTTATCCAAAACACCTATTAAGGCGCGTGAGATTTTAGTATCAGATGTAGATGATCCAACGGACTACCATACTCGCCGTGTTGCCTTGGCTGAGACAGAGGTTGAAGGCAAGGAACTTGCTCTTGCAAGCGTTCATCTCTCTTGGTGGGATAAAGGTTTCCAAGAAGAATGGGCACGATTTGAGGCTGTACTAAAAGAGTTGAACAAACCTCTGATTTTAGCAGGTGATTTTAATAATCCAGCTGGTCAGGAAGGCTATCAAGCGATTTTAGCTAGCCCATTAGGATTGCAAGACGCGTTTGAAGTTGCGAAAGAAAGAAGTGGTAGCTACACCGTTCCACCAGAAATTGATGGTTGGAAAGGCAATACCGAGCCATTACGAATCGACTACGTCTTTACGACCAAAGAGTTAGAAGTAGAGAGTTTACAAGTAGTTTTTGATGGACAAAATAGTCCACAAGTCAGTGATCACTATGGTTTGAATGCTGTATTGACCTGGAAATAA
- a CDS encoding DEAD/DEAH box helicase: MSFKKFQFKNYIVEALEELKFTTPTEVQEKLIPIVLAGRDLVGESKTGSGKTHTFLLPIFQQLDETSDSVQAVITAPSRELATQIYQAARQIAAHSDVEVRVVNYVGGTDKARQIDKLASSQPHIVIGTPGRIYDLVKSGDLAIHKAKTFVIDEADMTLDMGFLETVDKIAGSLPKDLQFMVFSATIPQKLQPFLKKYLSNPVMEKIKTKTVISDTIDNWLISTKGRDKNAQIYQLTQLMQPYLAMIFVNTKTRADELHAYLTAQGLKVAKIHGDIAPRERKRIMNQVKNLDFEYIVATDLAARGIDIEGVSHVINDAIPQDLSFFVHRVGRTGRNGLPGTAITLYQPSDDSDIRELEKLGIKFSPKMVKDGEFQDTYDRDRRANREKKQDKLDIEMIGLVKKKKKKVKPGYKKKIQWAVDEKRRKTKRAENRARGRAERKAKRQTF, encoded by the coding sequence ATGTCATTTAAGAAATTTCAATTTAAAAATTATATAGTAGAAGCCTTGGAGGAGTTAAAGTTTACGACTCCAACAGAGGTACAAGAAAAATTAATTCCTATTGTACTGGCAGGTCGTGATTTGGTGGGCGAGTCAAAAACTGGTTCAGGAAAGACTCATACTTTCTTGTTACCCATTTTCCAGCAATTAGATGAAACTAGCGATAGTGTGCAAGCAGTCATTACTGCTCCAAGTCGTGAGTTAGCTACTCAAATCTATCAAGCAGCACGTCAGATTGCGGCCCACTCAGATGTTGAAGTCCGTGTGGTTAATTATGTGGGGGGGACGGATAAGGCGCGTCAGATTGATAAATTAGCGAGTAGCCAGCCCCACATTGTCATCGGGACTCCAGGTCGTATCTATGATTTGGTCAAATCTGGTGATTTGGCTATTCACAAGGCTAAGACCTTTGTTATCGATGAAGCCGATATGACCTTGGATATGGGATTCTTGGAAACTGTTGATAAGATTGCAGGAAGCCTTCCAAAAGACTTGCAATTCATGGTTTTTTCAGCAACTATTCCACAAAAATTGCAACCGTTCTTGAAAAAATACTTGTCAAATCCTGTCATGGAAAAAATCAAGACTAAAACAGTTATCTCAGATACGATCGATAATTGGTTGATTTCGACCAAGGGCCGCGACAAGAATGCTCAAATTTACCAGCTGACTCAGTTGATGCAGCCTTATTTGGCAATGATTTTTGTTAACACCAAAACGCGTGCTGATGAGTTACATGCCTACTTGACTGCTCAAGGATTGAAGGTGGCTAAGATTCATGGAGATATTGCTCCTCGTGAACGCAAGCGGATCATGAATCAGGTGAAGAACCTTGATTTTGAGTACATTGTCGCAACGGATTTGGCAGCGCGTGGAATTGACATTGAAGGTGTCAGCCATGTGATCAATGACGCCATTCCGCAAGACTTGTCCTTCTTTGTGCACCGTGTTGGTCGAACCGGACGAAACGGTCTACCAGGTACAGCTATTACCCTTTATCAACCAAGTGATGACTCGGATATCCGTGAGTTGGAGAAATTAGGAATTAAGTTTTCTCCGAAAATGGTTAAAGATGGAGAGTTTCAAGATACCTATGACCGTGATCGTCGTGCTAATCGTGAAAAGAAGCAGGATAAGCTTGATATTGAAATGATTGGCTTGGTTAAAAAGAAAAAGAAAAAAGTCAAACCAGGCTATAAGAAGAAGATTCAATGGGCAGTGGATGAAAAACGTCGCAAAACCAAGCGTGCTGAAAATCGCGCACGTGGCCGTGCAGAGCGAAAAGCCAAACGCCAAACATTTTAA
- a CDS encoding CBS domain-containing protein — MAVKDFMTRKVVYISPDTTVAHAADLMREQGLHRLPVIENDQLVGLVTEGTVAEASPSKATSLSIYEMNYLLNKTKVKDVMIRDVVTVSGYASLEDATYLMLKNKIGILPVVDNHQVYGVITDRDVFQAFLEIAGYGEEGIRVRFITENEVGVLGKIVALIVEEDLNISHTVNIPRKDGKVVIEVQIDGKIDLTSLKDKFEKEGIQVEEITHTSAKVL, encoded by the coding sequence ATGGCAGTTAAAGATTTCATGACCCGTAAGGTAGTTTATATCAGTCCAGATACGACTGTAGCACACGCAGCAGATTTGATGCGCGAGCAAGGTTTGCACCGTTTACCTGTTATCGAAAACGATCAATTAGTCGGATTGGTAACAGAAGGAACCGTTGCGGAAGCCAGCCCATCTAAAGCAACCAGTCTCTCTATCTATGAGATGAATTATCTTCTGAATAAAACCAAAGTAAAAGATGTAATGATTCGAGATGTCGTGACGGTTTCTGGCTATGCTAGTCTAGAAGATGCGACCTACCTGATGCTGAAAAATAAAATTGGGATATTACCAGTCGTAGACAATCATCAGGTCTACGGTGTCATTACAGATCGCGATGTTTTTCAGGCTTTCTTGGAAATCGCCGGATACGGAGAAGAGGGGATTCGTGTTCGTTTCATTACAGAAAATGAAGTCGGAGTACTGGGGAAAATTGTAGCTCTAATTGTAGAAGAGGATTTAAATATTTCCCATACTGTCAACATTCCACGTAAGGATGGCAAGGTCGTCATCGAAGTTCAAATTGATGGAAAAATCGATTTGACTTCATTAAAGGATAAGTTTGAAAAAGAAGGAATTCAAGTGGAGGAGATCACTCATACCTCTGCTAAAGTCCTTTAA
- a CDS encoding PTS transporter subunit IIBC, translated as MMKATFKNVLSFEFWQKFGKALMVVIAVMPAAGLMISIGKSIVMIDPNLAPLVITGGILEQIGWGVIGNLHILFALAIGGSWAKERAGGAFAAGLAFILINRITGAIFGVTGDMLKNPEAMVTTFFGGSIKVADYFISVLEAPALNMGVFVGIISGFVGATAYNKYYNFRKLPDALSFFNGKRFVPFVVILRSTIAAILLAAFWPVVQTGINNFGIWIANSQETAPVLAPFLYGTLERLLLPFGLHHMLTIPMNYTALGGTYEVLTGAAKGTQVFGQDPLWLAWVTDLVNLKGSNADQYQHLLTTVTPARFKVGQMIGSFGILMGIIVAIYRNVDADKKHQYKGMMIATALATFLTGVTEPIEYMFMFIATPLYLVYAVVQGAAFAMADIVHLRVHSFGSIEFLTRTPLAINAGIGMDIVNFIWVTVLFAVIMYFIANFMIKKFNYATPGRNGNYETAEGASEEAAPGTPKVAAASQAVNIINLLGGRANIVDVDACMTRLRVTVKDADRVGTEEQWKAEGAMGLVMKGQGVQAIYGPKADVLKSDIQDILDSGEVIPETLPSQMTETQQNTVHYKGVTEDIYSVADGQVVALEQVEDPVFAQKMMGDGFAVEPANGNIVSPVTGTVSSIFPTKHALGLVTDSGLEVLVHIGLDTVSLEGKPFTVHVSEGQKVVAGDLLVTADLDAIREAGRKTSTVVVFTNGDVLKSVKLEQTGSLAAKTAVAKVEL; from the coding sequence ATGATGAAAGCTACATTCAAAAATGTCTTGTCTTTCGAATTTTGGCAAAAATTCGGTAAGGCTTTAATGGTGGTTATCGCCGTTATGCCAGCGGCGGGATTGATGATCTCAATCGGTAAATCAATCGTGATGATCGACCCAAACCTTGCTCCTCTAGTGATTACAGGTGGAATCCTTGAGCAAATTGGTTGGGGGGTTATCGGTAACCTTCATATCTTGTTTGCCCTTGCTATTGGGGGAAGCTGGGCAAAAGAACGTGCAGGTGGTGCATTTGCAGCCGGACTTGCCTTTATCTTGATTAACCGTATTACAGGTGCTATCTTTGGTGTTACAGGCGATATGTTGAAAAACCCTGAAGCAATGGTTACTACTTTCTTTGGTGGTTCAATCAAGGTTGCTGACTACTTTATCAGCGTTCTTGAGGCACCAGCGCTTAACATGGGGGTTTTCGTAGGGATTATCTCTGGTTTTGTTGGGGCAACAGCTTATAACAAATACTACAACTTCCGTAAACTTCCTGATGCCCTTTCATTCTTCAATGGTAAACGTTTCGTACCATTCGTCGTTATTCTTCGTTCAACTATTGCTGCAATTTTACTTGCTGCCTTTTGGCCAGTAGTTCAAACAGGTATCAACAACTTCGGTATTTGGATTGCCAACTCACAAGAAACTGCTCCAGTTCTTGCACCATTCTTGTATGGTACTTTGGAACGTTTGCTTTTGCCATTCGGTCTTCACCACATGTTGACAATCCCAATGAACTACACAGCTCTTGGTGGAACATACGAAGTGTTAACTGGTGCAGCAAAAGGAACACAAGTATTTGGTCAAGATCCACTTTGGCTTGCATGGGTAACTGACCTTGTTAACCTTAAGGGTTCAAATGCTGACCAATACCAACACCTTCTTACAACAGTCACTCCAGCTCGTTTCAAAGTTGGACAAATGATTGGTTCATTTGGTATCTTGATGGGTATCATCGTTGCTATCTACCGCAATGTTGATGCTGACAAGAAACACCAATACAAGGGTATGATGATTGCGACAGCTCTTGCAACATTCTTGACAGGGGTTACTGAACCTATTGAGTATATGTTCATGTTCATCGCAACGCCTCTTTACCTTGTTTATGCAGTAGTTCAAGGTGCTGCCTTTGCTATGGCAGATATTGTTCACCTTCGTGTCCACTCATTCGGTTCAATTGAATTCTTGACTCGTACACCATTGGCAATTAATGCTGGTATTGGTATGGATATCGTTAACTTTATCTGGGTAACTGTTCTCTTTGCGGTTATCATGTACTTCATTGCCAACTTCATGATCAAGAAATTCAACTACGCAACTCCAGGACGTAACGGAAACTACGAAACTGCTGAAGGAGCATCAGAAGAAGCAGCTCCTGGAACTCCAAAAGTTGCAGCAGCTTCTCAAGCCGTAAATATCATTAACCTTCTTGGTGGTCGTGCAAATATCGTAGATGTGGATGCATGTATGACTCGTCTTCGTGTAACTGTTAAAGATGCAGATCGCGTTGGTACTGAGGAACAATGGAAAGCAGAAGGAGCTATGGGTCTTGTCATGAAAGGACAAGGTGTTCAAGCTATCTACGGACCAAAAGCTGACGTATTGAAATCTGATATCCAAGATATCCTTGACTCAGGTGAAGTAATTCCTGAAACTCTTCCAAGTCAAATGACAGAAACTCAACAAAATACTGTACATTACAAGGGTGTAACTGAGGATATTTACTCAGTAGCTGACGGTCAAGTTGTTGCCTTGGAACAAGTGGAAGATCCAGTTTTTGCTCAAAAAATGATGGGTGATGGATTTGCAGTAGAGCCAGCAAATGGCAACATTGTATCTCCAGTTACTGGTACTGTATCAAGTATCTTCCCAACAAAACACGCTCTTGGTCTTGTCACTGACTCAGGTCTTGAAGTGCTTGTTCATATTGGTTTGGATACAGTAAGTCTTGAAGGAAAACCATTTACTGTTCATGTCTCTGAAGGACAAAAAGTGGTTGCTGGTGATCTTCTTGTCACAGCTGACTTGGATGCTATTCGAGAAGCAGGACGCAAAACATCAACAGTGGTTGTCTTCACAAATGGTGATGTCCTCAAATCAGTTAAATTAGAACAAACAGGTTCTCTTGCAGCTAAAACAGCAGTTGCTAAAGTAGAATTGTAA
- a CDS encoding ABC transporter ATP-binding protein — translation MALLEVKQLTKHFGGLTAVGDVTLELNEGELVGLIGPNGAGKTTLFNLLTGVYEPSEGTVTLDGHLLNGKTPYKIASLGLSRTFQNIRLFKDLTVLENVLIAFSNHHKQHVLASFLRLPAFYKNEEELKSKALDLLKIFDLDGDADTLAKNLAYGQQRRLEIVRALATEPKILFLDEPAAGMNPQETAELTELIRRIKDEFKITIMLIEHDMNLVMEVTERIYVLEYGRLIAHGTPDEIKNNKRVIEAYLGGEA, via the coding sequence ATGGCATTACTTGAAGTTAAACAGTTAACCAAACATTTTGGCGGTCTAACAGCTGTTGGAGATGTCACTCTTGAATTGAACGAGGGAGAGTTGGTTGGTCTGATTGGACCAAACGGGGCTGGTAAAACAACCCTTTTCAATCTCTTGACCGGCGTTTATGAACCAAGCGAAGGTACTGTGACACTAGATGGTCACCTCCTAAATGGGAAAACTCCCTATAAGATTGCCTCACTTGGTCTCAGTCGTACTTTCCAAAATATTCGTTTGTTCAAGGACTTGACAGTTTTGGAAAATGTTTTGATTGCATTTAGCAATCATCATAAACAACATGTCCTTGCGAGCTTCCTTCGCCTACCAGCTTTTTATAAGAATGAGGAAGAATTAAAAAGCAAAGCTTTGGACTTGCTGAAGATTTTTGATTTGGATGGCGACGCAGATACTCTTGCGAAGAATCTAGCCTATGGTCAACAACGTCGATTAGAAATCGTTCGTGCTCTAGCAACTGAACCTAAAATTCTCTTTTTGGATGAACCTGCAGCTGGGATGAATCCTCAAGAAACAGCTGAATTGACAGAATTGATTCGTCGTATCAAAGATGAATTTAAAATTACTATCATGCTCATCGAACACGACATGAATTTGGTTATGGAAGTCACTGAGCGTATCTATGTTCTTGAATATGGTCGGTTGATTGCTCATGGGACTCCGGATGAGATCAAGAACAACAAACGCGTTATCGAAGCTTATCTAGGAGGTGAGGCCTAA
- the prfB gene encoding peptide chain release factor 2 (programmed frameshift) — translation MDISEIRQKIDANREKLASFRGSLDLEGLEEEIAILENKMTEPDFWNDNIAAQKTSQELNELKNTYNTFRKMEELQDEVEILLDFLAEDESVHDELVEQLTELDKMMTSYEMTLLLSEPYDHNNAILEIHPGSGGTEAQDWGDMLLRMYTRYGNAKGFKVEVLDYQAGDEAGIKSVTLSFEGPNAYGLLKSEMGVHRLVRISPFDSAKRRHTSFTSVEVMPELDDTIEVEIREDDIKMDTFRSGGAGGQNVNKVSTGVRLTHIPTGTVVQSTVDRTQYGNRDRAMKMLQAKLYQMEQEKKAAEVDSLKGEKKEITWGSQIRSYVFTPYTMVKDHRTSFEVAQVDKVMDGDLDGFIDAYLKWRIS, via the exons ATGGACATTTCAGAAATTCGTCAAAAAATTGACGCAAATCGTGAAAAATTAGCTTCTTTTAGGGGGTCTCTT GACCTCGAAGGCTTAGAGGAAGAGATTGCCATCTTGGAAAACAAGATGACAGAACCTGATTTTTGGAACGATAATATCGCGGCCCAAAAAACGTCGCAAGAATTGAATGAATTAAAAAACACCTACAACACCTTCCGTAAAATGGAAGAGTTGCAGGATGAAGTTGAGATTTTATTGGACTTTTTAGCAGAAGACGAGTCAGTCCATGATGAACTGGTCGAACAGTTGACAGAACTGGATAAGATGATGACCAGCTACGAGATGACCCTTCTCTTGTCAGAACCTTATGACCATAATAATGCAATCTTGGAAATCCATCCAGGATCTGGTGGTACTGAGGCACAGGACTGGGGCGATATGTTGCTTCGTATGTATACTCGTTATGGAAATGCCAAAGGCTTTAAAGTAGAAGTATTGGATTACCAGGCTGGTGATGAAGCGGGTATCAAATCTGTGACCTTGTCTTTTGAAGGACCCAATGCATACGGTCTACTTAAATCAGAAATGGGTGTTCACCGTTTGGTCCGTATTTCGCCATTTGACTCTGCCAAACGTCGCCATACTTCATTTACATCCGTAGAGGTTATGCCTGAGTTGGATGATACCATCGAAGTGGAGATTCGTGAAGATGATATCAAAATGGATACCTTCCGTTCAGGTGGTGCTGGTGGACAAAATGTCAATAAGGTTTCAACAGGTGTGCGTTTGACACACATTCCTACAGGAACTGTCGTCCAATCAACGGTCGATCGTACCCAGTATGGAAATAGAGATCGTGCCATGAAGATGTTGCAGGCTAAGCTTTATCAAATGGAGCAAGAAAAGAAAGCTGCGGAAGTCGATTCTCTTAAAGGTGAGAAAAAAGAAATCACTTGGGGAAGTCAAATCCGTTCATATGTTTTCACGCCTTATACCATGGTAAAAGATCACCGTACAAGCTTTGAAGTTGCTCAGGTAGATAAGGTCATGGATGGAGACCTTGATGGTTTCATCGATGCCTACCTCAAGTGGCGAATCAGCTAA
- the ftsX gene encoding permease-like cell division protein FtsX → MISRFFRHLFESLKSLKRNGWMTVAAVSSVMITLTLVALFASVIFNTAKLATDIENNVRVMVYIRKDVADNSETIEKEGQTVTNNDYHKVYDALKAMPAVKSVTFSSKEEQYEKLTETMGDDWKVFEGDANPLYDAYIVDTNSPSDVKTVAEEAKKIEGVSEVQDGGANTQRLFELASFIRVWGLVIAGLLIFIAVFLISNTIRITIISRSREIQIMRLVGARNGYIRGPFLLEGAFIGLLGAAIPSVLVFFVYNMVYQSVNKSLVGQNLSMITPDVFIPLMTVLLFIIGIFIGSIGSGISMRRFLKI, encoded by the coding sequence ATGATTAGTAGATTTTTTCGCCATTTATTTGAATCATTAAAAAGTTTAAAACGAAATGGCTGGATGACAGTAGCAGCAGTGAGTTCGGTTATGATTACCTTAACACTCGTTGCCCTGTTTGCATCTGTAATTTTTAATACAGCAAAACTGGCTACCGATATTGAAAATAATGTTCGGGTCATGGTTTACATTCGTAAGGATGTAGCTGATAACAGTGAAACGATTGAAAAAGAAGGTCAGACAGTTACCAATAATGACTACCACAAGGTCTATGATGCCTTGAAAGCTATGCCTGCTGTTAAGAGTGTTACCTTCTCAAGTAAAGAAGAACAGTATGAAAAACTGACGGAAACAATGGGTGACGATTGGAAGGTCTTTGAAGGGGATGCAAACCCTCTCTATGATGCTTATATCGTTGATACAAATTCTCCGAGTGATGTTAAAACAGTAGCCGAAGAAGCTAAGAAAATTGAGGGAGTATCAGAGGTTCAAGACGGTGGAGCCAACACTCAACGACTTTTCGAACTGGCTTCCTTTATCCGTGTTTGGGGATTGGTTATCGCAGGGCTCTTGATTTTTATCGCAGTCTTCCTCATTTCCAACACCATTCGTATCACCATTATTTCACGTAGTCGTGAGATTCAGATCATGCGTCTTGTAGGAGCGAGAAATGGCTATATCCGTGGTCCATTCTTGCTAGAAGGTGCTTTTATTGGCTTGCTTGGTGCAGCGATTCCTTCTGTCCTTGTATTCTTTGTTTACAATATGGTTTATCAATCTGTCAATAAATCCTTGGTAGGTCAAAACTTGTCAATGATTACACCTGATGTGTTTATCCCTCTGATGACAGTCCTACTATTTATAATCGGAATTTTCATCGGTTCAATTGGTTCAGGAATTTCGATGCGTCGATTCTTGAAGATCTAG